In Rutidosis leptorrhynchoides isolate AG116_Rl617_1_P2 chromosome 2, CSIRO_AGI_Rlap_v1, whole genome shotgun sequence, one genomic interval encodes:
- the LOC139889166 gene encoding uncharacterized protein, producing the protein MSMMNTIKEGEEEEETNQDEELKYHVSEDELERSELSLSDVIHHDSPVKKLDLLTSSDPGCLTFSSDDTDGLKAGDGAISVIDDSDGLNASEVQSDWSNDNMRSELKVLNRETDKDGLLFCDDKVLIKPTHTVSETISAIEDSVSLNKSKDELNWLADHMINEFELQNDGIVEEISFSEPNFLLSESKDDMNWLRNNLNQEFELQNHEIIKNDPFSEPNCSKPLCHDSPVKISNLLTSSDPDCLTSSCDDTKIECTSPSNLSATEDSDGLNDELKMANHETHKDDTALYQPSLVSETTSNMQYSVNLKFSEDELNWLMDNLSNEFKMQNNGSINEDPSSVLNFPSSESDGSDWLRDNLSNEFDLEINGSINEDPFSVLNSSKSFCDDTELDQLSPRNTPAENITELEIYTPDEENKDPNAFSVKSLKEGPMEDVSSPVVNKENNNISFSEQLINSVDENYSEFLHGSLNDVEKVDPFVYCEEQLFSSSEKEIKTTQLKTEGSCYPQTVQNVIDSSHDIQGGEKKRWTMVVDANSLLHVESLKRLKLLEGLKGTQIIIPTIVIRELMNIQCQDIILKRNAEKVSLALKWIEECMARTRWWIHMDDEIIRSSDLESEVLETAIRLRTEITDRNIIILSNNLTLKIKAMAEGIMCEGAEEFHRSLVNPFSDRFMWVGSIARGLTWSSINDDILRQKYYGFGLNGSRGLKGLKLLAH; encoded by the exons ATGTCTATGATGAACACAATTAAAGaaggtgaagaagaagaagaaacaaatcaG GACGAGGAACTTAAATATCACGTATCGGAAGATGAGTTGGAGCGTTCTGAGTTGTCATTATCCGACGTGATTCATCATGATTCGCCTGTTAAAAAGTTGGACTTATTGACGTCTTCTGATCCGGGCTGCTTAACGTTTTCGAGTGATGATACTGATGGTCTGAAAGCAGGCGATGGAGCTATATCTGTAATAGATGATTCTGATGGTCTGAACGCATCAGAGGTTCAGTCTGATTGGTCAAATGACAATATGAGATCTGAGTTGAAGGTGCTCAATCGCGAAACCGATAAAGACGGCCTGTTATTCTGTGATGACAAGGTTTTGATTAAGCCTACACATACTGTCTCAGAAACTATATCTGCAATTGAAGATTCAGTCAGCCTAAATAAATCAAAAGATGAGTTGAATTGGTTGGCGGATCATATGATAAACGAATTTGAGTTGCAAAACGATGGAATCGTTGAAGAAATTTCATTTTCCGAGCCAAATTTCTTGTTATCTGAATCAAAAGATGACATGAATTGGTTAAGGAATAATTTGAATCAAGAATTTGAGCTGCAAAATCACGAGATCATCAAAAACGATCCATTTTCTGAGCCGAACTGCTCAAAACCTTTATGTCATGATTCGCCTGTGAAGATATCGAACCTGTTGACATCTTCTGATCCAGATTGTTTGACTTCTTCATGTGATGATACCAAGATTGAATGCACAAGTCCATCTAATCTATCTGCAACAGAAGATTCTGATGGTCTGAACGATGAATTAAAGATGGCGAACCATGAAACTCATAAAGATGATACTGCTTTGTATCAGCCTTCACTTGTGTCAGAAACTACATCTAATATGCAGTATTCTGTCAACCTAAAGTTCTCAGAAgacgagttgaattggttgatggaTAATTTGAGCAATGAATTTAAGATGCAAAATAATGGAAGCATCAATGAAGATCCATCTTCCGTGCTAAACTTTCCGTCATCTGAATCAGATGGGTCGGACTGGTTGAGAGATAATTTGAGCAACGAATTTGATCTTGAAATTAACGGGAGCATCAACGAAGATCCGTTTTCTGTGCTAAACAGCTCAAAGTCTTTCTGTGATGATACTGAGTTAGATCAATTGAGCCCACGAAATACGCCTGCTGAAAATATTACTGAATTGGAGATTTATACTCCAGACGAAGAGAACAAAGATCCTAATGCTTTTTCTGTAAAATCTTTGAAAGAAGGTCCGATGGAAGATGTTAGTAGTCCTGTTGTCAATAAAGAAAACAACAATATTAGTTTTTCAGAACAGTTAATAAACAGTGTAGATGAGAATTATAGTGAATTTCTTCATGGATCACTGAATGATGTAGAAAAGGTTGATCCGTTTGTCTATTGTGAAGAACAATTGTTTTCTTCATCAGAAAAAGAGATTAAAACAACACAACTGAAAACGGAAGGAAGCTGCTACCCTCAAACCGTTCAAAACGTCATTGATTCATCTCAT GACATACAGGGtggagaaaagaaaagatggaccaTGGTTGTGGATGCTAACAGCCTTTTACATGTGGAATCATTGAAGCGTTTAAAACTTCTGGAAGGCCTCAAAGGGACTCAGATTATCATACCCACAATTG TCATAAGGGAACTCATGAACATACAGTGCCAAGATATTATATTGAAACGAAACGCAGAAAAGGTCTCGTTAGCATTGAAATGGATTGAAGAATGTATGGCTAGAACAAGATGGTGGATTCACATGGACGATGAAATCATTCGTTCATCCGATCTAGAATCTGAAGTCCTTGAAACTGCGATCCGTTTACGTACAGAAATTACAGATCGAAACATCATAATTCTTAGCAACAATCTCACGCTTAAGATCAAAGCCATGGCAGAA GGAATTATGTGTGAAGGAGCAGAAGAATTTCATAGGAGTTTGGTTAATCCTTTTTCAGACAGGTTTATGTGGGTTGGGAGCATAGCCAGAGGACTTACTTGGTCCTCCATAAATGATGATATTCTGAGACAAAAATACTATGGGTTCGGTTTAAATGGGTCACGAGGACTAAAGGGTTTGAAGCTATTGGCGCATTGA
- the LOC139889167 gene encoding uncharacterized protein, which translates to MSFENYDPYFPDQPVVDQYLPVWASLPSFRSKPAFIWAEDGPSGSLKCSSLTYEGLNTSVHTVSSHLSSSFQRGDTLIILCSPGLQLVEILFGFQRAGLMGVPIIPPDPKFLNDDHRHLVRVLSQTRPKAAIADKSYIEKVQQYIKLSHTGNPLDILLCNLKWISSESLIEKNAILDNNSQSPYHGCKPDEVYLVQYTSGTTGIPKPVLVTTGSAAHNVRVARRSYDLHPNSIITSWLPQYHDCGLMFLLLTIVSGATCVLTSPNTFIKRPRIWLELITTFKATCTPVPSFTLPLVVKRGQAFDKKFLPINLTTMKNLIIINEPIYHEDIMQFVEVFKPFGLNTSSISPSYGLAENCTFVSTSWRSKAQGTNFPVHKRLIPSARLDYNEEDNEADRINLVIVNEETNELVEDGFEGEIWIACSPSNASGYLSHPNLTKEVFQSRLEGCFTHQHFVRTGDRGIIKSRERFLFVLGRCADIIKYENGLETHAHYLETAAYESCTRFLRGGCIAAFKVHENTTIIVAEMQKSDEKDGSVLRRICEMIRNFVMKKEGIKVEMVALVKSGSIPKTTSGKIQRWLAKDRFMWGKMEVMIQMKFDKEDENGSNKSLDKKPMIDRSVSKKLILHSSNL; encoded by the coding sequence ATGAGTTTTGAAAATTATGATCCATATTTCCCGGACCAACCGGTAGTTGATCAATACCTTCCGGTTTGGGCTAGTCTTCCCTCCTTTCGGTCCAAGCCAGCTTTCATTTGGGCCGAAGATGGTCCATCCGGTTCCTTAAAATGCTCTAGTCTCACTTATGAAGGGCTGAATACTTCCGTACACACGGTTTCCTCCCACCTGTCATCATCTTTTCAAAGAGGTGACACCCTCATCATCTTATGCTCCCCTGGGCTTCAGCTCGTTGAAATCCTATTTGGATTCCAACGAGCTGGACTTATGGGAGTGCCAATCATACCTCCAGATCCTAAGTTTTTGAACGACGATCATCGTCACCTTGTTCGTGTTTTGTCTCAAACACGACCAAAAGCGGCTATTGCAGACAAGAGTTATATTGAAAAGGTTCAACAATATATCAAACTTTCTCATACCGGAAATCCCCTTGATATTCTATTATGCAATCTTAAATGGATCTCTAGTGAAAGTCTTATTGAGAAAAATGCAATCTTGGACAACAACTCACAATCACCTTATCACGGTTGCAAGCCAGATGAGGTGTACTTAGTCCAGTACACCTCTGGTACAACCGGAATCCCGAAGCCTGTCTTGGTGACTACGGGATCAGCGGCTCATAACGTTAGAGTAGCTAGAAGATCCTATGATCTTCACCCAAATAGCATTATAACGTCATGGCTACCTCAATATCATGATTGTGGGCTTATGTTTCTCTTGCTAACTATCGTTTCAGGTGCTACTTGTGTGTTAACCTCACCAAATACATTCATCAAGCGCCCTAGGATTTGGCTAGAGTTGATAACCACTTTCAAAGCGACATGTACTCCGGTGCCTTCATTCACATTACCATTAGTTGTAAAAAGAGGTCAAGCTTTTGACAAAAAATTCCTCCCTATAAATCTAACCACAATgaaaaacttaataataataaacgaACCTATATATCACGAAGATATTATGCAGTTCGTGGAAGTGTTCAAACCTTTTGGTCTGAACACTTCCTCAATTAGCCCGTCCTACGGGCTAGCTGAGAATTGTACATTTGTCTCCACATCATGGAGATCTAAAGCGCAAGGAACTAATTTTCCTGTCCATAAGAGACTAATACCAAGTGCAAGACTAGATTACAATGAAGAAGATAATGAAGCGGATCGAATAAACTTAGTCATTGTTAATGAGGAAACAAATGAGCTAGTAGAAGATGGCTTTGAGGGCGAGATATGGATTGCTTGTTCTCCAAGTAATGCCTCCGGTTACTTGAGCCACCCTAATCTAACCAAAGAAGTATTTCAAAGCAGATTAGAAGGATGTTTCACCCATCAACACTTCGTTCGAACAGGTGACCGAGGGATCATCAAAAGCAGAGAAAGATTCCTCTTTGTGTTAGGACGATGTGCGGACATAATAAAATACGAAAATGGACTTGAAACTCACGCTCATTATCTTGAAACTGCGGCATATGAATCGTGTACAAGGTTTCTACGAGGAGGGTGTATCGCAGCTTTTAAGGTTCATGAGAACACGACAATCATTGTCGCGGAGATGCAAAAGAGTGATGAGAAGGATGGAAGTGTATTGAGGAGAATTTGTGAAATGATAAGAAATTTTGTGATgaaaaaagaaggtattaaggtagaaaTGGTTGCACTTGTGAAGAGTGGAAGTATACCCAAAACGACGTCGGGTAAAATACAACGGTGGCTTGCTAAAGATAGATTCATGTGGGGTAAAATGGAAGTGATGATCCAGATGAAATTTGACAAAGAAGATGAAAATGGTTCGAATAAATCCTTAGATAAAAAGCCGATGATAGATCGAAGTGTAAGCAAAAAGTTAATATTACATAGTAGTAACTTATGA
- the LOC139889168 gene encoding uncharacterized protein: MIIDEVHKGSCGLHSGWRTVTERIKRLGYYWPRMYADTSERIRVCQECQLHAPVSRAPQHPMIPIDLNIKQHFTSVAYPQANGQCEVTNRDIVHAINARLGMKHSGWVDELPKVLWAHRTTHKNSTGETPFSLVYGSEAVIPAEITVPTERILSYSEGENDERLLANLNYAEERREMAAIREAANKQRIAKYYDKRVRARTYKVGDLVWRDNQASRAQNTGKLGPNWE; encoded by the exons ATGATTATTGATGAGGTTCACAAGGGATCCTGCGGGTTGCATTCTGGGTGGAGGACAGTCACCGAGAGGATTAAGCGACTAGGGTATTATTGGCCCAGAATGTACGCTGACACATCTGAAAGGATAAGAGTTTGCCAGGAGTGCCAGTTGCACGCGCCCGTTAGCAGAGCGCCTCAACATCCTATGATACCTATC GATTTGAATATTAAACAACACTTCACCTCCGTGGCGTACCCTCAGGCCAATGGTCAATGTGAGGTTACAAACAGAGACATTGTACACGCCATCAATGCAAGGTTGGGAATGAAGCACAGTGGATGGGTGGATGAGCTACCAAAAGTCCTATGGGCACACAGGACAACGCACAAGAACAGCACAGGAGAGACACCGTTCAGTTTAGTGTACGGTTCAGAGGCGGTAATACCGGCGGAAATAACAGTTCCGACAGAAAGGATTTTGTCATACAGCGAGGGCGAGAACGACGAAAGGTTGCTTGCTAACCTAAATTATGCGGAGGAGCGCAGGGAAATGGCAGCAATCCGAGAAGCCGCTAACAAGCAGCGCATTGCAAAATATTACGATAAGCGCGTAAGGGCAAGAACTTACAAGGTAGGAGACCTTGTGTGGCGCGACAACCAAGCAAGCAGGGCCCAGAACACTGGAAAGTTGGGGCCAAACTGGGAATGA